In Geminocystis sp. NIES-3708, a single window of DNA contains:
- a CDS encoding N-6 DNA methylase, which produces MTISFILKDSNYKLSQFTTDEIADLESSIFLKQTAKSSNYYINCLVRKKDIQLKPEEVIRQLYLRVLYQRYSYPFSRMEVEYSVSFGREKKKADIVIFDQDKPTIPYIIIELKAPKLKDGKDQLKSYCNATGAPIAVWTNGDQISFYQRKDPNYFEDITDIPNVNQTLADILNEKFTLEDLVKKDKLVTEKKSLKNLIEELEDEVLANAGVDVFEEVFKLIFTKLYDEWLSGKGNNKNTRCLEFRNTGQTETALKNKIQKLFDDAKKKWEGVFSEESKITLTPSHLSVCVSSLENVKLFNSNLDVVDEAFEYLINKSSKGEKGQFFTPRYVIDMCVKMLNPKEDEFMIDTAAGSSGFPVHSIFHVWKQILEDVGISASHLFSLEDKPYRCTKYVEEKVFAIDFDEKAVRVARTLNLIAGDGETNVLHLNTLDFDRWDDWIKQEDWIDIYNQGFKRLKKLQKEKNSYQQFNFDVLMANPPFAGDIKESRLIQKYDLSVKDNGKRQTKMGRDILFIERNLDFLKPGGRMAIVLPQGRFNNSSDKYIRDYLAQRCRILAVIGLHGNTFKPHTGTKTSVLLVQKWDDILCPKVEDYNIFFATMRKSGKDNSGEKIYSKNSNGEFILDSHNHLIVEHDLFNHDGLTENGIAEAFMEFAKKEGLSFFDLSLSINSFDAVKYQQLMDRLEAVELKLSEVLNNNQVVRLDSEYFKKDYLFSEVLIKNRNWHFLGKIIKSVKSFGAYSLYNSIDYCAKGIPFLRCVNVKNNQVNFSDVLYIDQESHQLLWKSEIKPKMVLLTMSGSAGNVAIAEETWTYPINSNQDIAKIDCSDQVNPYYLYSFFITKYGLNQIQRQLVGSVQQHILLWQIDKLIIPIFSNAFYDLVEQIVVKSQKIMNNSKQLYQEAEELLLTELGLKDWQPTEHNITVKSFSLSFVNSGRLDAEYYQPKYDQVISQIKDYKQGFDLLSKICKLYDQNFTPTEDKEYKYIELSNIDNNGQISDSTIDYGLNLPTRARRLIKANQVIISSIEGSLDKCAIVSDRFHESICSTGFYVIDSPIINSETLLVLFRSNLMQLQLKQGCSGTILTAINKNAFNSNILPLIAQRIQIQIKKKIEGMGLAIQQSKELLEIAKKGVEKAIESEEETAIKWINKELEKMGVKYSEF; this is translated from the coding sequence ATGACTATCTCCTTTATTTTGAAAGATTCTAATTATAAATTATCTCAATTTACCACCGATGAAATAGCAGATTTAGAAAGCTCTATTTTTCTTAAACAAACGGCAAAAAGTAGTAATTATTATATTAATTGTTTAGTCAGAAAAAAAGACATTCAACTTAAACCAGAAGAAGTTATTAGACAGTTATATTTAAGGGTTTTATATCAGCGTTATAGTTATCCTTTTTCTCGTATGGAAGTAGAATATTCCGTTTCTTTTGGTAGAGAAAAAAAGAAAGCTGATATAGTCATATTCGATCAAGATAAGCCCACCATTCCCTATATAATTATCGAATTAAAAGCACCGAAATTAAAAGACGGAAAAGATCAACTCAAATCCTATTGTAACGCTACAGGTGCGCCGATAGCCGTGTGGACAAATGGAGATCAAATTTCATTTTATCAGAGAAAAGATCCTAATTATTTTGAAGATATAACCGATATTCCTAATGTTAATCAAACCTTAGCGGATATATTAAATGAAAAATTTACCCTCGAAGATTTAGTTAAAAAAGATAAATTAGTCACTGAAAAAAAATCCTTAAAAAACTTAATTGAAGAATTAGAAGACGAAGTTTTAGCAAACGCAGGTGTTGATGTATTTGAAGAAGTATTTAAACTCATTTTTACTAAACTTTATGATGAATGGTTATCAGGAAAAGGTAACAATAAAAATACCCGTTGTTTAGAATTTAGAAACACTGGGCAAACCGAAACCGCCCTCAAAAATAAGATTCAAAAACTCTTTGATGATGCCAAGAAAAAATGGGAAGGGGTATTTAGTGAAGAGAGCAAAATTACCCTTACTCCTTCTCACTTATCTGTCTGTGTTTCCTCCCTCGAAAATGTCAAGTTGTTTAACTCTAATTTAGATGTAGTTGATGAGGCTTTTGAGTATCTAATTAATAAGAGTAGTAAGGGAGAAAAAGGGCAGTTTTTTACTCCTCGATATGTTATCGATATGTGTGTGAAAATGCTTAACCCAAAAGAAGACGAATTTATGATTGACACCGCCGCAGGTTCATCGGGTTTTCCTGTACATAGTATCTTCCATGTGTGGAAACAAATTTTAGAAGATGTGGGTATTTCTGCGAGTCATTTATTCTCTTTAGAAGATAAGCCTTATCGATGCACAAAATACGTTGAAGAAAAGGTTTTCGCTATTGATTTTGACGAAAAAGCGGTGCGAGTTGCCCGTACTTTAAACCTAATTGCAGGGGATGGAGAAACGAACGTTTTACATCTTAATACCCTCGATTTTGATAGGTGGGATGACTGGATAAAACAAGAGGATTGGATTGATATTTATAATCAAGGTTTTAAGCGTTTAAAGAAATTGCAAAAAGAGAAAAATAGTTATCAACAATTCAATTTTGATGTGTTAATGGCTAACCCTCCTTTTGCTGGTGATATTAAGGAAAGTCGTCTTATCCAAAAGTATGATTTATCGGTAAAAGATAACGGTAAAAGACAAACTAAAATGGGGCGGGATATTCTCTTTATTGAGCGCAATTTAGACTTCCTTAAACCGGGGGGAAGAATGGCGATCGTACTACCTCAAGGTAGGTTTAATAATTCTTCTGATAAATATATCCGTGATTACTTAGCGCAAAGATGTCGAATTTTAGCGGTAATTGGTTTACATGGCAACACTTTTAAACCCCATACTGGCACGAAAACTTCCGTTTTATTGGTGCAAAAATGGGATGATATTTTATGCCCAAAAGTGGAGGATTATAATATCTTTTTCGCTACTATGCGCAAATCTGGTAAGGATAATTCGGGAGAAAAAATCTATAGTAAAAATAGCAATGGTGAATTTATTTTAGATAGTCATAATCACTTAATTGTTGAACATGATTTATTTAACCATGATGGATTAACAGAAAATGGAATAGCAGAAGCGTTTATGGAATTTGCGAAAAAGGAGGGTTTAAGTTTTTTTGATTTAAGCCTATCTATTAACAGTTTTGATGCGGTTAAATATCAGCAATTAATGGATAGGCTAGAAGCAGTTGAATTAAAATTAAGTGAGGTTTTAAATAATAATCAAGTTGTGAGATTAGATTCGGAATATTTTAAAAAAGATTATTTATTTAGTGAAGTTTTGATTAAAAATAGAAACTGGCATTTTTTAGGTAAAATAATAAAAAGTGTTAAAAGTTTCGGTGCATATTCACTATATAATAGTATTGATTATTGTGCTAAAGGAATACCTTTTTTGCGTTGTGTAAATGTTAAAAATAATCAGGTAAATTTTTCTGATGTATTATATATTGATCAAGAGTCTCATCAGCTTTTATGGAAATCAGAAATAAAACCTAAAATGGTATTATTAACCATGTCTGGTAGTGCTGGTAATGTAGCAATAGCTGAAGAAACATGGACTTATCCTATTAATTCCAATCAAGACATAGCAAAAATAGATTGTTCTGATCAAGTAAATCCTTATTATTTATATAGTTTTTTTATCACAAAATACGGATTAAATCAAATTCAAAGACAATTAGTTGGTAGTGTTCAACAACATATTCTTTTATGGCAAATAGACAAATTAATTATTCCTATTTTTTCAAATGCTTTTTATGATTTGGTTGAGCAAATAGTTGTTAAATCTCAAAAAATTATGAATAATTCAAAACAACTTTATCAAGAAGCAGAGGAGTTATTATTAACAGAATTAGGGTTAAAAGATTGGCAACCAACGGAACATAATATCACAGTAAAAAGTTTTTCATTATCCTTTGTCAATTCAGGGCGTTTAGATGCGGAATATTATCAACCTAAATATGATCAAGTTATTAGTCAAATTAAAGACTATAAACAAGGCTTTGATTTACTGTCAAAAATCTGTAAATTATATGATCAAAATTTTACACCTACAGAAGATAAAGAGTATAAATATATAGAATTATCAAATATTGATAATAATGGACAAATTAGTGATTCTACCATTGATTACGGCTTAAATTTACCAACAAGAGCCAGAAGATTAATAAAAGCAAATCAAGTAATTATTTCATCTATAGAAGGTTCATTAGATAAATGTGCTATTGTTAGTGATAGATTTCATGAATCTATTTGTTCAACTGGTTTTTATGTTATTGATTCACCAATAATTAATAGTGAGACTTTATTAGTTTTATTTCGTTCAAATTTAATGCAGTTACAATTAAAACAAGGTTGCTCAGGTACAATTTTAACGGCTATAAATAAAAATGCTTTTAATTCTAATATTTTACCTTTAATTGCTCAAAGAATACAAATACAAATTAAAAAGAAAATTGAAGGAATGGGATTAGCTATTCAACAATCAAAAGAGTTATTAGAGATAGCAAAAAAAGGAGTTGAAAAAGCCATAGAAAGTGAGGAAGAAACAGCAATAAAATGGATTAATAAGGAGTTAGAGAAAATGGGAGTAAAATATAGTGAATTTTGA
- the acsF gene encoding magnesium-protoporphyrin IX monomethyl ester (oxidative) cyclase yields the protein MTATAIKPSIKKTSVKETLLTPRFYTTDFDAIAKMDLSLQEEELKAMIAEMKTDYNRNHFVRDEDFEKNWDGIDGKNREAFIDFLERSCTSEFSGFILFKELSRRLKESNPILAEIFHLMARDEARHAGFINKAMSDFNISLDLGYLTKHRVYTFFKPEWVIYAVYLSEKIGYWRYILMYRHLERNPEYQFYPIFKKFEHWCQDESRHGDIFNALLRSQTSMWKGWKAKLWSRFFLLSVFATHTLTVHERADFYTSVGLDTQQYDREVTINTNNTAAKAFPVILDTNHPKFFPRLEKCSDYNLQMSNIDQNINNKLVKFFRKLPLQIAIFWNLLCLYLIKPIETEELRGVVR from the coding sequence ATGACTGCTACAGCAATTAAACCCAGTATCAAAAAAACCTCTGTTAAAGAAACTCTCCTTACCCCTAGATTTTATACCACGGATTTTGATGCCATCGCCAAAATGGATTTATCCCTTCAAGAAGAAGAATTAAAAGCGATGATTGCGGAAATGAAAACTGATTATAATCGTAACCACTTTGTTAGAGATGAAGATTTTGAAAAAAACTGGGATGGTATTGATGGAAAAAATCGTGAGGCTTTTATAGATTTTCTTGAACGCTCTTGTACTTCTGAATTTTCAGGATTTATCCTTTTTAAAGAATTATCTCGTCGTTTAAAAGAGAGTAACCCCATTTTGGCGGAGATTTTTCATTTAATGGCAAGGGATGAAGCACGTCATGCAGGTTTTATTAATAAAGCGATGAGTGATTTTAATATTTCTTTGGATTTAGGTTATTTAACCAAACATCGGGTTTATACTTTTTTTAAGCCCGAATGGGTAATTTATGCGGTGTATTTATCAGAGAAAATAGGTTACTGGCGTTATATATTGATGTATCGTCATTTAGAGCGTAATCCTGAATATCAATTTTATCCTATTTTCAAAAAGTTTGAGCATTGGTGTCAAGATGAAAGTCGTCATGGGGATATTTTTAATGCTTTATTGCGATCGCAGACTTCTATGTGGAAGGGATGGAAAGCTAAATTATGGTCAAGATTTTTCTTGCTATCAGTTTTTGCGACTCATACCTTAACAGTCCATGAAAGAGCCGATTTTTATACTTCCGTAGGATTAGATACTCAACAATATGATCGTGAAGTTACTATCAACACTAATAACACAGCCGCTAAAGCCTTTCCTGTCATTTTAGATACCAATCACCCTAAATTTTTTCCTCGTTTAGAAAAATGTTCTGACTATAATTTACAAATGTCAAATATCGATCAAAATATTAATAATAAATTGGTTAAATTTTTCCGTAAATTACCTTTACAAATTGCGATTTTTTGGAATTTATTATGTCTATATTTGATTAAACCTATTGAAACAGAAGAATTAAGAGGAGTTGTACGTTAA
- the msrB gene encoding peptide-methionine (R)-S-oxide reductase MsrB — protein sequence MKRRTFLSITISTISFFFGIKEVKSAENKPKKISLSNTQWQKKLTPQQYQVLRKEATEKPFSSALNEEKRQGIYVCAGCELPLFNSNTKYNSGTGWPSFFDTITDAIETKRDFKLVIPRTEYHCARCGGHQGHVFNDGPKPTGKRYCNNGIALKFIPKNT from the coding sequence ATGAAAAGACGTACTTTTTTATCTATAACTATCTCAACTATTTCTTTTTTTTTCGGAATAAAAGAAGTTAAATCGGCAGAAAATAAACCCAAAAAAATATCTTTATCTAATACCCAATGGCAAAAAAAATTAACTCCTCAACAATATCAAGTTTTAAGAAAAGAAGCCACGGAAAAACCTTTTTCTAGTGCTTTAAACGAAGAAAAAAGACAAGGTATCTATGTTTGTGCTGGTTGTGAACTTCCTTTATTTAATTCTAATACTAAATATAATAGTGGCACTGGTTGGCCAAGTTTTTTTGATACGATTACCGATGCCATTGAAACCAAAAGAGATTTTAAATTAGTAATTCCACGCACTGAATATCATTGTGCTAGATGTGGTGGTCATCAAGGTCATGTATTTAATGATGGTCCAAAACCCACAGGAAAACGTTATTGCAATAATGGGATCGCTTTAAAATTTATTCCTAAAAATACTTAA
- the msrA gene encoding peptide-methionine (S)-S-oxide reductase MsrA, with protein MFLFGLGDKKLTLPTPTEALPGRSNKMPIPKQHYINGNPMTPPYPEKMEMAMFGMGCFWGAEKKFWLLEKGIYITAVGYGAGFTPNPTYEEVCSGRTGHNEVVLVVFDPTIISYETLLKVFWENHDPTQGMRQGNDKGTQYRSGIYTYSEEQQILAEKSRILFQSELKKAGYGEITTEIIPAPEFYFAEGYHQQYLGKNPNGYCGLGGTKVCCPVLN; from the coding sequence ATGTTTTTATTTGGACTCGGAGACAAAAAATTAACCTTACCAACTCCAACCGAAGCCTTACCCGGAAGAAGCAATAAAATGCCAATTCCCAAACAGCATTATATTAACGGTAATCCCATGACTCCCCCCTATCCTGAAAAAATGGAAATGGCTATGTTTGGGATGGGTTGTTTTTGGGGTGCGGAAAAAAAATTTTGGTTACTAGAAAAAGGTATTTATATCACTGCTGTAGGTTATGGGGCTGGTTTTACCCCAAATCCTACCTATGAAGAAGTTTGTAGTGGTAGAACAGGTCATAATGAAGTGGTTTTAGTAGTTTTTGACCCCACTATTATCTCCTATGAAACTCTTTTAAAAGTATTCTGGGAAAATCACGATCCAACTCAAGGTATGCGTCAAGGAAATGATAAAGGGACTCAGTATCGTTCAGGTATTTATACTTATTCTGAAGAGCAACAAATTCTAGCGGAAAAATCAAGAATTTTATTTCAATCGGAATTAAAGAAAGCTGGTTATGGTGAAATTACTACGGAAATTATCCCCGCCCCTGAATTTTATTTTGCGGAAGGTTATCATCAACAATACCTAGGAAAAAATCCTAATGGTTATTGTGGTTTAGGTGGCACAAAAGTTTGTTGCCCTGTTTTAAATTAA
- a CDS encoding pirin family protein translates to MITVRPSAERGNINFGWLDTKHTFSFGNYYDPKYMGFGNLLVINEDIIAPGQGFGTHGHKDMEIVTYVIEGELEHKDSIGNTETIPAGEVQRMTAGTGIRHSEYNHSNEESVHLLQIWITPDHKNLTPGYEQKSFSQQDKKGKLCLLASNDGKENSLIIHQNMDLFGCILNNEEIINYELKSRDYGWIQIVKGELNINGNNIKTGDGVAINEEDKLNLISLENDTEFLLFHFKS, encoded by the coding sequence ATGATTACTGTTCGTCCATCAGCAGAAAGAGGAAATATAAATTTTGGTTGGCTAGATACAAAGCATACTTTTTCTTTTGGTAATTATTATGATCCCAAATATATGGGCTTTGGTAATTTATTAGTGATTAATGAAGATATTATCGCACCGGGTCAGGGTTTTGGTACTCATGGTCATAAAGATATGGAAATTGTTACCTATGTGATAGAAGGAGAATTAGAACATAAAGACAGTATTGGTAATACAGAAACAATTCCTGCGGGAGAAGTGCAAAGAATGACGGCAGGAACAGGTATTCGCCATAGTGAGTATAATCATTCTAATGAGGAATCAGTACATTTATTACAAATTTGGATTACTCCTGATCATAAAAATTTAACTCCCGGTTATGAACAAAAATCATTTTCTCAACAAGATAAAAAAGGTAAACTTTGTTTATTAGCTTCTAATGATGGTAAAGAAAACTCATTAATAATTCATCAAAATATGGATTTATTTGGGTGTATTCTGAATAATGAAGAAATAATTAACTATGAATTAAAATCGAGAGATTATGGTTGGATTCAAATAGTTAAAGGAGAATTAAATATTAACGGAAACAACATAAAAACTGGTGATGGAGTGGCAATCAATGAAGAAGATAAACTGAATTTAATATCACTTGAAAACGACACAGAATTTTTGTTATTTCACTTTAAATCTTAA
- a CDS encoding helix-turn-helix transcriptional regulator, which yields MTVVQSVPPEILEQVAEYFNILSNPMRLQILNLLGDGEKCVQELVENTKTSQANVSKHLKIMLQAGIINRRAEGTSAYYYVEDSLIFELSHLVCNRLADKIEKQALQFRNFSLAKTVSND from the coding sequence ATGACTGTAGTTCAATCTGTACCACCTGAAATTCTCGAACAAGTAGCGGAATATTTTAATATATTAAGCAATCCCATGCGTTTGCAAATTTTAAATTTATTAGGAGATGGAGAAAAGTGTGTACAAGAATTAGTGGAAAATACCAAAACCAGTCAGGCAAATGTTTCTAAACATCTCAAAATAATGTTACAGGCAGGAATTATTAATCGTCGTGCCGAAGGCACCTCTGCTTATTATTATGTAGAAGACTCTCTTATTTTTGAGTTATCTCATCTTGTCTGTAATCGTTTAGCAGATAAGATTGAAAAACAAGCACTTCAATTTCGTAATTTTAGCCTCGCTAAAACCGTAAGTAATGACTAA
- the pstS gene encoding phosphate ABC transporter substrate-binding protein PstS, whose protein sequence is MTNNNIKFIQILSALALMLNLTACGETKTPNSTEPTQGSQTQGEGTSITLPFENTVILNGAGATITAPLYENWFQGLNQKVPKLEVNYESVGNVIGVEKFIADSVDFGASYVAMTDEEMARVNKGVLLLPVTAGAIVFTYNLPGVESLQLSRETYVDIALGNITNWNDPKIVADNPNVTLPDKPIIFVHRADGSGTTEFFTKHLSSINEQWKTKVGEGKIVKWGVNGGKLLAAQGNEGVIENIKNNEGSIGYVEFSYAQKDQLPMVAIENKTGKFIVPSQETGFKTLENTPLAGDLRTFITDPEGENSYPIVAYNWILAYQKYDDPNKAIAMEAMIQYALTEGQKIAPSLGFISLPPNVIEKVATVADNITPDYTIKIK, encoded by the coding sequence ATGACAAACAATAATATTAAATTTATTCAAATTTTATCAGCCTTAGCCTTGATGTTAAACTTAACTGCTTGTGGTGAAACTAAAACACCTAATAGCACTGAACCTACACAGGGAAGTCAAACTCAAGGAGAAGGGACATCTATTACTTTACCTTTTGAAAATACAGTAATTTTAAATGGTGCTGGTGCAACGATTACCGCTCCCTTATATGAAAACTGGTTTCAAGGCTTAAATCAAAAAGTGCCGAAATTAGAAGTTAATTATGAATCTGTTGGTAATGTTATTGGAGTAGAAAAATTTATTGCTGATAGTGTTGATTTTGGTGCTAGTTACGTAGCTATGACTGATGAAGAAATGGCAAGGGTAAATAAGGGAGTTCTTCTTTTACCTGTAACGGCTGGGGCAATTGTTTTTACTTATAATTTACCCGGAGTCGAAAGTTTACAATTAAGTAGGGAAACTTATGTTGATATTGCTTTAGGAAATATTACTAACTGGAATGATCCCAAAATTGTAGCTGACAATCCAAATGTAACTTTGCCTGATAAACCAATTATTTTTGTTCATCGTGCTGATGGAAGTGGTACTACTGAATTTTTTACTAAACATTTATCTTCTATTAATGAACAATGGAAAACGAAAGTTGGAGAAGGGAAGATTGTTAAATGGGGTGTTAATGGCGGTAAACTATTAGCCGCTCAAGGTAATGAAGGGGTTATTGAAAATATTAAAAATAATGAAGGTTCTATTGGGTATGTAGAATTTAGTTATGCTCAAAAAGATCAACTTCCCATGGTTGCCATTGAGAATAAAACTGGTAAATTTATTGTACCCAGTCAAGAAACTGGTTTTAAAACATTAGAGAATACTCCGTTAGCCGGAGATTTACGCACTTTTATTACAGATCCTGAAGGAGAAAACTCTTATCCTATTGTTGCTTATAATTGGATTTTAGCTTATCAAAAATATGATGATCCTAATAAGGCGATCGCCATGGAAGCGATGATTCAATATGCTTTAACCGAAGGTCAAAAAATCGCTCCATCTCTTGGTTTTATTTCTTTGCCTCCTAATGTCATCGAAAAAGTTGCCACAGTAGCAGATAATATTACTCCTGATTATACTATCAAGATTAAATAA
- the hemF gene encoding oxygen-dependent coproporphyrinogen oxidase, with the protein MTSVIIQQKGVVNNSLPPNNAREKAREFVKTLQDNICQGLEAIDGKAKFQEDNWQREEGGGGRTRVICDGGVFEQGGVNFSEVWGDTLPPSILIQRPEAAGHSFYATGTSMVLHPKNPYVPTVHLNYRYFEAGPVWWFGGGADLTPYYGFEEDAIHFHTTLKQACDRHNPEYYPTFKRWCDEYFYLKHRQEARGIGGIFFDYQDNRGILYGGSDQNGLANQYSEKVGKMSHNWEDLFNFAQSCGNAFLASYIPIVERRNKMEYGEKERNFQLYRRGRYVEFNLVYDRGTIFGLQTNGRTESILMSLPPLTRWEYGYKPEAGSKEARLTEYFLQPQDWTNLNLK; encoded by the coding sequence ATGACCAGTGTAATAATTCAACAAAAAGGAGTCGTTAATAATAGTTTGCCTCCTAACAATGCCAGAGAAAAAGCGAGAGAATTTGTTAAAACATTACAGGATAACATTTGTCAAGGTTTAGAAGCAATAGATGGTAAGGCTAAATTTCAAGAAGATAATTGGCAAAGAGAAGAAGGCGGCGGTGGACGCACAAGAGTAATCTGTGACGGTGGCGTATTTGAGCAAGGTGGCGTTAACTTTTCCGAAGTTTGGGGCGATACTTTACCCCCTTCTATTTTAATCCAACGCCCTGAAGCCGCTGGTCATAGTTTTTATGCTACAGGCACTTCTATGGTATTGCACCCTAAAAATCCTTATGTACCAACAGTACACCTCAATTATCGCTATTTTGAAGCTGGTCCTGTCTGGTGGTTTGGCGGTGGTGCTGATTTAACTCCTTACTATGGTTTCGAGGAAGATGCTATTCATTTTCATACTACATTAAAACAAGCGTGTGATCGCCATAATCCCGAATATTATCCTACATTTAAACGCTGGTGTGATGAATATTTTTACTTAAAACATCGTCAGGAAGCCAGAGGCATTGGTGGAATTTTCTTTGACTATCAAGACAATCGTGGTATTCTTTATGGTGGCTCAGATCAAAATGGATTAGCTAATCAATATAGTGAAAAAGTGGGTAAAATGTCTCATAATTGGGAAGATTTGTTCAATTTTGCCCAAAGTTGCGGTAATGCTTTCTTAGCTTCTTATATTCCCATTGTTGAGCGTCGTAATAAGATGGAATATGGGGAAAAAGAACGCAATTTTCAATTATATCGTCGGGGGCGCTATGTAGAGTTTAACTTAGTCTATGATCGAGGAACAATTTTTGGTTTACAAACTAACGGGCGCACAGAATCAATTTTAATGTCATTACCACCTTTAACCCGTTGGGAATATGGCTATAAACCAGAGGCTGGAAGCAAAGAAGCCAGATTAACTGAATATTTTTTACAGCCTCAAGATTGGACAAATTTGAACTTAAAATAA
- the msrA gene encoding peptide-methionine (S)-S-oxide reductase MsrA, with product MFLLFIIFFSLFSFIYLSKKIAINLQSLSKFSTVFFIIIFIIVTPFAHANTDKIEKATFAGGCFWCMESPFDEMKGVLSTTSGYTGGNVKNPTYKQVSNGKTGHTEAVEIKYDSKLVNYSQLLTVFWKNIDPTVQNRQFCDVGNQYRSGIFYHNETQKKLAQETKQKVEKQLKKKIFTEIKPASNFYVAEDYHQDYYKKNPLLYKYYRYRCGRDQRLKEIWGN from the coding sequence ATGTTTTTATTATTTATTATCTTTTTTTCATTGTTTTCTTTTATTTATTTATCCAAAAAAATTGCTATTAATTTACAAAGTTTAAGTAAATTTAGCACAGTATTCTTCATCATAATTTTTATTATCGTAACACCCTTTGCTCATGCCAATACTGACAAAATTGAAAAAGCAACTTTTGCAGGAGGTTGTTTTTGGTGTATGGAATCACCTTTTGACGAAATGAAAGGAGTTTTATCTACAACATCTGGCTATACAGGAGGAAACGTCAAAAATCCTACCTATAAACAAGTGAGTAACGGTAAAACTGGTCATACAGAAGCGGTAGAAATAAAATATGACAGTAAACTGGTTAATTATAGTCAATTATTGACGGTTTTTTGGAAAAATATAGATCCTACCGTTCAAAATAGACAATTTTGTGATGTAGGGAATCAATATCGTAGTGGCATTTTTTATCACAACGAAACACAAAAAAAATTAGCTCAAGAAACTAAGCAAAAAGTCGAAAAACAACTTAAAAAAAAGATTTTCACGGAAATAAAACCTGCGAGTAATTTTTATGTCGCAGAAGACTATCACCAAGATTATTACAAAAAAAATCCTCTTTTATACAAATATTATCGTTACCGTTGTGGCAGAGATCAACGATTAAAAGAAATTTGGGGAAATTAA